One part of the Streptomyces lienomycini genome encodes these proteins:
- a CDS encoding TldD/PmbA family protein produces the protein MPHSIDEAFTALPLRALADAALARARALGAEHADFRLERVRSASRRLRDARPAGSSDTTDLGYAVRVVHGGTWGFASGVDLTMDAAAKVASQAVAMAKLSAQVIRAAGSEERVELAGEPVHADRTWVSAYDVDPFTVPDAEKSALLADWSARLLAADGVDHVDASLLTVHENKFYADTAGTVTTQQRVRLHPVLTAVSVDDSSGEFDSMRTLAPPAGRGWEYLTGTGWDWDAELEGIPELLAEKMRAPSVEAGLYDLVVDPSNLWLTIHESIGHATELDRALGYEAAYAGTSFATFDQLGKLRYGSELMNVTGDRTAEHGLATVGYDDEGVEGQSWDLVKDGTLVGYQLDRRIARLTGFERSNGCAYADSPAHVPVQRMANVSLRPDPGGLSTEDLIGGVDRGIYVVGDRSWSIDMQRYNFQFTGQRFFRIENGRLAGQLRDVAYQATTTDFWGSMAAVGGPQTYVLGGAFNCGKAQPGQVAAVSHGCPSALFKGVNILNTTQEAGR, from the coding sequence GTGCCTCACAGCATCGACGAAGCCTTCACGGCACTCCCCCTACGCGCCCTCGCCGACGCCGCGCTCGCCCGCGCGCGTGCCCTCGGCGCGGAGCACGCCGACTTCCGCCTGGAGCGGGTGCGCAGCGCGTCCCGGCGCCTGCGGGACGCCAGGCCCGCCGGGTCCTCGGACACCACCGACCTCGGGTACGCGGTGCGGGTGGTGCACGGCGGCACGTGGGGTTTCGCGTCCGGCGTGGACCTGACCATGGACGCCGCCGCCAAGGTCGCCTCGCAGGCGGTGGCGATGGCGAAGCTGTCGGCGCAGGTGATCAGGGCGGCCGGGTCGGAGGAGAGGGTCGAGCTGGCCGGTGAGCCCGTGCACGCCGACCGGACCTGGGTCTCGGCGTACGACGTCGACCCCTTCACCGTGCCCGACGCGGAGAAGTCGGCGCTGCTGGCCGACTGGAGCGCGCGGCTGCTGGCGGCCGACGGGGTGGATCACGTGGACGCCTCGCTGCTCACCGTGCACGAGAACAAGTTCTACGCCGACACCGCCGGGACCGTGACGACGCAGCAGCGGGTACGGCTGCACCCGGTGCTCACCGCCGTGTCGGTGGACGACTCCAGCGGCGAGTTCGACTCCATGCGCACGCTGGCGCCGCCGGCCGGGCGGGGCTGGGAGTACCTGACCGGCACCGGCTGGGACTGGGACGCGGAGCTGGAGGGGATTCCGGAGCTGCTGGCGGAGAAGATGCGGGCGCCGAGCGTCGAGGCGGGGCTGTACGACCTGGTCGTCGACCCGTCGAACCTGTGGCTGACCATCCACGAGTCCATCGGGCACGCCACCGAGCTGGACCGCGCGCTCGGCTACGAGGCCGCCTACGCCGGGACCTCCTTCGCCACCTTCGACCAGCTCGGCAAGCTGCGCTACGGCTCCGAGCTGATGAACGTCACCGGCGACCGCACCGCCGAGCACGGGCTGGCGACCGTCGGGTACGACGACGAGGGTGTCGAGGGCCAGTCCTGGGACCTGGTGAAGGACGGCACGCTGGTGGGCTACCAGCTCGACCGGCGGATCGCGCGGCTCACCGGGTTCGAGCGGTCCAACGGGTGCGCCTATGCCGACTCCCCCGCCCACGTGCCGGTGCAGCGGATGGCCAACGTGTCGCTGCGGCCGGATCCGGGCGGGTTGTCGACCGAGGATCTGATCGGGGGCGTCGACCGCGGGATCTACGTCGTCGGGGACCGGTCCTGGTCCATCGACATGCAGCGATACAACTTCCAGTTCACCGGTCAGCGGTTCTTCCGCATCGAGAACGGGCGGCTCGCCGGTCAGCTGCGGGACGTGGCGTACCAGGCGACGACCACCGACTTCTGGGGGTCCATGGCGGCCGTCGGCGGCCCGCAGACCTATGTCCTGGGCGGTGCCTTCAACTGCGGCAAGGCCCAGCCGGGCCAGGTCGCGGCCGTCTCGCACGGCTGCCCGTCCGCCCTCTTCAAGGGAGTCAACATTTTGAACACCACCCAGGAGGCGGGTCGATGA
- a CDS encoding metallopeptidase TldD-related protein has protein sequence MSAGTNKPHEIVERALELSRADGCVVIADEESTANLRWAGNALTTNGVTRGRTLTVVATVNGRQGTASGVVSRSAVTVDELEPLVRAAEAAARDAGPAEDAQPLVTGGAAAPDFADAPAETSSAVFADFAPALGEAFARARAGGRELYGFANHEMTSTYLGTSTGLRLRHDQPNGTLELNAKSPDRTRSAWAGQATRDFKDVDPAALDAELAVRLGWAERRVELPAGRYETLLPPTAVADLLIYQYWSASGRDAVEGRTVFSEPGGGTRLGERLGALPLTLRSDPHEPGLECAPFVVAHSSGGDQSVFDNGLPVTATDWIRGGELHRLTTTRHGAGLTGLPVAPASGNLILDGGDPDRSLDTMVADTERGLLLTCLWYIREVDPATLLLTGLTRDGVYLVEHGEVVGEVNNFRFNESPVDLLGRVSEAGRTEKTLPREWGDWFTRAAMPALRVPDFNMSSVSQGV, from the coding sequence ATGAGCGCCGGGACCAACAAGCCGCACGAGATCGTCGAGCGGGCGCTGGAGCTGTCCCGGGCGGACGGGTGCGTCGTCATCGCCGACGAGGAGTCCACCGCCAACCTGCGCTGGGCGGGCAACGCGCTCACCACCAACGGCGTCACGCGCGGGCGCACGCTGACGGTCGTCGCCACCGTCAACGGGCGGCAGGGCACGGCGTCCGGGGTGGTGTCGCGTTCGGCCGTGACCGTGGACGAGCTGGAGCCCCTGGTGCGTGCCGCCGAGGCCGCAGCGCGGGACGCGGGTCCGGCGGAGGACGCGCAGCCGCTGGTCACGGGCGGTGCGGCGGCGCCGGACTTCGCCGACGCGCCCGCCGAGACCTCGTCGGCGGTGTTCGCCGACTTCGCGCCGGCGCTCGGAGAGGCGTTCGCACGCGCGCGTGCGGGTGGCCGGGAGCTGTACGGGTTCGCCAACCACGAGATGACGTCGACGTACCTGGGCACGTCGACGGGGCTCAGGCTGCGGCACGACCAGCCGAACGGGACGCTGGAACTGAACGCCAAGTCGCCGGACCGCACCCGGTCGGCGTGGGCGGGGCAGGCCACGCGGGACTTCAAGGACGTCGACCCGGCGGCGCTCGACGCCGAGCTGGCCGTACGCCTGGGCTGGGCCGAGCGGCGGGTGGAGCTGCCCGCGGGGCGGTACGAGACGCTGCTGCCGCCCACCGCCGTCGCGGACCTGCTGATCTACCAGTACTGGTCGGCGTCCGGGCGGGACGCGGTCGAGGGGCGCACGGTGTTCTCCGAGCCGGGCGGCGGCACCCGGCTCGGCGAGCGGCTCGGCGCGCTGCCGCTGACGCTGCGCAGCGATCCGCACGAGCCCGGTCTGGAGTGCGCGCCGTTCGTGGTCGCGCACTCCTCGGGGGGCGACCAGTCGGTGTTCGACAACGGGCTGCCGGTCACCGCGACCGACTGGATCCGGGGCGGTGAGCTGCACCGGCTGACGACCACCCGGCACGGCGCCGGGCTGACCGGGCTGCCGGTGGCACCCGCGAGCGGCAACCTGATCCTGGACGGCGGCGACCCCGACCGGTCCCTGGACACGATGGTCGCGGACACGGAGCGCGGGCTGCTGCTGACCTGCCTGTGGTACATCCGCGAGGTCGACCCGGCGACGCTGCTGCTGACCGGGCTGACCCGCGACGGTGTCTACCTCGTCGAGCACGGCGAGGTCGTCGGCGAGGTGAACAACTTCCGGTTCAACGAGTCGCCGGTGGATCTGCTGGGGCGGGTTTCGGAGGCGGGGCGGACCGAGAAGACGCTGCCGCGGGAGTGGGGCGACTGGTTCACCAGGGCCGCGATGCCCGCGCTGCGGGTCCCCGATTTCAATATGAGCTCTGTCAGTCAGGGCGTATAA
- the tyrS gene encoding tyrosine--tRNA ligase, translated as MTDIVDELKWRGLFAQSTDEDALRKALADGPVTFYCGFDPTAPSLHVGHLVQVLTVRRLQQAGHRPLALVGGATGQIGDPRPTAERTLNSPETVAGWVRRLRGQIEPFLSFEGENAAVMVNNLDWTEGLSAIEFLRDIGKHFRVNKMLTKDSVARRLESSEGISYTEFSYQLLQAMDFLQLYRRYGCTMQQGGSDQWGNLTAGLDLLHRLEPDATAHAYATPLMTKADGTKFGKTEGGAVWLDPEMTTPYAFYQFWLNVDDRDISTYSRILSFRSRAELEELERQTEERPQARAAQRALAEELTTLVHGAGQTAAVIAASKALFGQGDLAELDEATLAAALSELPHVRVAEPAPVVDLLAEVGLVASKSAARRTVKEGGAYVNNAKVTGEDAVPAKEDLLHGRWLVLRRGKKNLAAVEVTGA; from the coding sequence GTGACGGACATCGTCGACGAGCTGAAGTGGCGCGGGCTGTTCGCCCAGTCCACCGACGAGGACGCTTTGCGCAAGGCGCTCGCGGACGGTCCCGTCACGTTCTATTGCGGTTTCGACCCGACCGCGCCGTCCCTGCACGTGGGGCACCTGGTGCAGGTGCTCACCGTGCGCCGCCTCCAGCAGGCCGGGCACCGGCCGCTGGCGCTGGTCGGCGGGGCCACGGGGCAGATCGGCGACCCGCGCCCGACCGCCGAGCGCACGCTGAACTCGCCGGAGACCGTCGCGGGCTGGGTGCGGCGGCTGCGCGGCCAGATCGAGCCGTTCCTGTCCTTCGAGGGCGAGAACGCCGCGGTGATGGTCAACAACCTCGACTGGACCGAGGGCCTGTCGGCGATCGAGTTCCTGCGGGACATCGGCAAGCACTTCCGGGTCAACAAGATGCTGACCAAGGACTCCGTCGCCCGGCGCCTGGAGTCCTCCGAGGGCATCAGCTACACGGAGTTCAGCTACCAGCTCCTCCAGGCGATGGACTTCCTCCAGCTCTACCGGAGGTACGGCTGCACGATGCAGCAGGGCGGCAGCGACCAGTGGGGCAACCTCACGGCCGGCCTTGACCTGCTGCACCGCCTGGAGCCGGACGCCACGGCCCACGCCTACGCGACGCCGCTGATGACCAAGGCGGACGGCACCAAGTTCGGCAAGACCGAGGGCGGCGCCGTCTGGCTCGACCCGGAGATGACGACGCCGTACGCGTTCTACCAGTTCTGGCTGAACGTGGACGACCGGGACATCTCGACGTACTCGCGGATCCTGTCCTTCCGCTCCCGTGCGGAGCTGGAGGAGCTGGAGCGGCAGACCGAGGAGCGTCCGCAGGCGCGGGCGGCGCAGCGGGCGCTGGCCGAGGAGCTGACGACGCTGGTGCACGGCGCCGGTCAGACGGCCGCGGTGATCGCCGCGTCCAAGGCCCTCTTCGGGCAGGGCGACCTGGCGGAGCTGGACGAGGCGACGCTGGCCGCGGCCCTCTCCGAGCTGCCGCACGTCCGGGTCGCCGAGCCCGCCCCGGTCGTCGACCTGCTCGCCGAGGTCGGCCTGGTGGCCAGCAAGTCCGCCGCGCGCCGCACGGTGAAGGAGGGCGGCGCCTACGTGAACAACGCCAAGGTCACCGGCGAGGACGCGGTCCCCGCCAAGGAGGACCTGCTGCACGGGCGCTGGCTGGTGCTGCGCCGTGGCAAGAAGAACCTGGCCGCGGTGGAGGTCACCGGCGCCTGA
- a CDS encoding GlsB/YeaQ/YmgE family stress response membrane protein, which produces MGWLWAIIVGFVLGLIAKAIIPGKQHMPLWLTTICGMIGAIIGNAIARAAGVEATAGIDWWRHLFQLVAAIIVVGLGDAAYSAVRGNRRRERA; this is translated from the coding sequence ATGGGCTGGTTGTGGGCGATCATCGTGGGATTCGTGCTCGGCTTGATCGCCAAGGCGATCATTCCCGGCAAGCAGCACATGCCCCTGTGGCTGACCACCATCTGCGGCATGATCGGCGCGATCATCGGCAACGCGATCGCCCGCGCGGCCGGCGTCGAGGCGACGGCCGGCATCGACTGGTGGCGGCACCTGTTCCAGCTGGTCGCGGCGATCATCGTGGTCGGCCTCGGCGACGCGGCCTACTCGGCGGTACGGGGCAACCGGCGGCGCGAGCGGGCCTGA